The following coding sequences lie in one Erwinia amylovora genomic window:
- the idi gene encoding isopentenyl-diphosphate Delta-isomerase has translation MSAIEVILVDRHDRPTGKMEKLEVHEKGLLHRAVTVYVFNSDHQLLLQQRARGKYHCGGLWSNTTCGHPYPQESTADAAQRRLLEEMGLDLHLQPMFELSYNLPLSNGLTEHEYGHVYFAVSDALPAINPEEADDWRYSSLADIQQEIETHPERFTPWFLFTFARIPDEFARYITQRPVGG, from the coding sequence ATGTCTGCAATTGAAGTTATCCTGGTCGATCGCCACGACCGCCCTACCGGTAAGATGGAAAAGCTTGAGGTACATGAGAAGGGGTTACTGCACCGCGCAGTAACCGTTTACGTGTTTAACTCTGACCATCAGCTGCTGCTGCAGCAACGCGCACGCGGTAAATATCACTGTGGCGGCCTGTGGAGTAATACCACTTGCGGCCACCCTTATCCGCAGGAGTCGACCGCAGATGCTGCACAACGTCGCCTTCTGGAAGAGATGGGGCTGGATCTGCATTTGCAGCCGATGTTTGAACTCAGTTACAACCTGCCGTTAAGTAACGGACTCACCGAGCATGAATACGGCCATGTTTATTTCGCCGTCAGCGACGCGCTACCCGCCATCAACCCTGAAGAAGCGGATGACTGGCGTTACAGTTCACTGGCGGATATCCAGCAGGAAATAGAGACTCATCCTGAGCGTTTTACCCCGTGGTTTCTGTTTACCTTTGCGCGTATCCCTGACGAGTTTGCCCGCTATATCACGCAGCGACCCGTTGGTGGATGA
- a CDS encoding suppressor of fused domain protein produces MTRPYQIAEVSNQQQTLIAIVEQDERTAYFYIWPAQALRTRFAVRGRWLRNLLPAPQREDVAAIKQGIAPLLSAAYCRTLEAEPMLDPAAVQIVWEPSDDGAALWYQGQLLAVIPGWSLYQDKQVSYSAGCIKASPLTAPLGSASTNEYYAAAQQHRQFWRDWQDGQPWQSLQQEMLQCYQAQYGGSLKYYAIDQGNWPPMAISQHYHQGSWYFFTLGMSVRPMPRVDFLYPHFASAHRRCELALAVDASVMTEDNAVQMASALAGFAHMPWARLSWLGEGHTLDSALAPVGFAGFVLSGLLAGDAGQFALPKRHGDQVNLLWAAPVTAPELEFARRETDGGQLLVARLLQYGCGHIFRARQQVTEAGA; encoded by the coding sequence ATGACCAGGCCTTATCAGATTGCTGAAGTCAGCAATCAGCAACAGACGCTGATCGCCATAGTCGAACAGGACGAGCGAACTGCCTACTTTTACATCTGGCCAGCGCAAGCATTGCGCACGCGGTTTGCCGTACGCGGCCGCTGGTTACGCAACCTGCTGCCGGCGCCGCAACGGGAGGACGTGGCGGCGATAAAGCAAGGCATTGCGCCGTTACTTAGCGCCGCGTACTGCCGCACGCTGGAGGCGGAGCCAATGCTCGACCCCGCCGCTGTGCAAATTGTCTGGGAACCCAGTGATGATGGCGCAGCGCTGTGGTATCAGGGGCAGCTGCTGGCGGTGATCCCCGGCTGGAGTCTTTATCAGGATAAGCAGGTCAGCTATTCGGCTGGCTGTATTAAGGCCAGTCCTCTGACCGCACCGCTCGGGTCGGCTTCCACCAATGAATACTATGCCGCCGCGCAGCAGCACCGCCAGTTCTGGCGCGACTGGCAAGATGGCCAGCCGTGGCAGTCTTTACAGCAGGAGATGTTGCAGTGTTACCAGGCGCAGTATGGCGGATCCCTCAAGTACTACGCCATCGACCAGGGTAACTGGCCGCCGATGGCGATTTCGCAGCATTATCATCAGGGAAGCTGGTATTTCTTCACGCTGGGCATGTCGGTGCGGCCGATGCCCCGGGTTGACTTTCTCTATCCGCATTTCGCTTCTGCGCATCGCCGTTGCGAACTTGCCCTCGCTGTTGATGCTTCAGTGATGACGGAAGATAACGCGGTACAGATGGCAAGTGCGCTGGCGGGCTTTGCCCATATGCCGTGGGCGCGTCTTAGCTGGCTGGGGGAAGGGCATACGCTGGACTCCGCGCTGGCCCCGGTTGGCTTCGCAGGCTTTGTTTTGTCCGGCCTGCTGGCGGGCGATGCCGGGCAGTTCGCCTTACCCAAACGTCACGGAGATCAGGTCAATCTGCTATGGGCTGCGCCGGTTACCGCGCCGGAGCTTGAGTTTGCCCGGCGTGAAACCGATGGCGGTCAGCTGCTGGTCGCGCGGCTATTGCAGTATGGCTGCGGGCATATTTTTCGCGCCCGTCAGCAGGTGACAGAAGCCGGAGCATAA